The Callospermophilus lateralis isolate mCalLat2 chromosome 3, mCalLat2.hap1, whole genome shotgun sequence genome has a segment encoding these proteins:
- the Ltb4r2 gene encoding leukotriene B4 receptor 2, producing MSVCYRPPGNETLLSWKASRTTGTAFLLLAALLGLPGNGFVVWSLAGWRPARGRPLAATLVLHLALADGSVLLLTPLFVAFLTGQAWPLGQAGCKAVYYVCALSMYASVLLTGLLSLQRCLAVTRPFLAPRLRSPALARRLLLAVWLAALLLAVPAAVYRHLWGDRVCQLCHPSPAHAAAHLSLETLTAFVLPFGLVLGCYSVTLARLRGARWGSGKQGSRVGRLVSAIVLTFGLLWAPYHAVNLLQAVAALAPPEGALARLGGAGQAARAGTTALAFFSSSVNPVLYVFTAGDLLPRAGPRFLTRLFEGSGEARGGSRSREGTMELRTTPRLQVVGPGKGNGDPGGGVERGSQEWNP from the coding sequence ATGTCAGTCTGCTACCGGCCCCCTGGGAATGAGACACTGCTGAGCTGGAAGGCCTCAAGGACCACTGGAACGGCCTTTCTATTGCTGGCGGCGCTGCTGGGGCTGCCCGGTAATGGCTTCGTAGTGTGGAGTCTGGCTGGCTGGCGGCCCGCACGTGGGCGACCACTGGCGGCCACGCTAGTACTGCACCTGGCGCTGGCCGATGGCTCGGTCCTGCTGCTCACACCGCTCTTTGTAGCCTTCCTGACCGGGCAAGCCTGGCCGCTGGGCCAGGCGGGCTGCAAGGCTGTGTACTACGTGTGCGCCCTCAGCATGTACGCCAGTGTGCTGCTCACCGGCCTGCTCAGCCTGCAGCGTTGCCTCGCCGTCACCCGCCCCTTCCTGGCGCCCCGGTTGCGCAGCCCGGCTCTGGCCCGTCGCCTACTGCTGGCAGTCTGGCTGGCGGCCTTGTTGCTTGCTGTCCCGGCCGCGGTCTACCGCCATCTCTGGGGGGACCGCGTTTGCCAGCTGTGCCACCCGTCGCCCGCCCACGCCGCCGCCCACCTgagcctggagactctgaccgccTTTGTGCTTCCTTTTGGGCTAGTGCTTGGCTGTTACAGCGTGACGCTGGCGCGGCTGCGGGGTGCCCGCTGGGGGTCTGGGAAGCAGGGGTCGCGGGTGGGCCGGCTGGTGAGTGCCATCGTGCTCACCTTCGGCTTGCTCTGGGCTCCCTACCATGCAGTCAACCTACTGCAAGCGGTGGCAGCACTCGCtccaccagaaggtgccttggcgAGGCTCGGCGGCGCCGGCCAGGCAGCGCGGGCTGGAACGACAGCCTTGGCCTTCTTCAGCTCTAGCGTCAACCCAGTGCTCTACGTCTTCACCGCTGGGGATCTGCTGCCTCGGGCCGGTCCCCGGTTCCTCACACGGCTCTTCGAGGGCTCTGGAGAAGCCCGAGGGGGCAGCCGCTCCAGGGAGGGTACCATGGAGCTCCGAACTACTCCCCGGCTACAAGTAGTGGGGCCGGGAAAGGGCAATGGAGACCCAGGAGGTGGGGTGGAGAGGGGCAGTCAGGAATGGAATCCTTGA